A single window of Bacteroidota bacterium DNA harbors:
- a CDS encoding DUF1851 domain-containing protein: MFERFFAAHPQFQVAARPELSMVQSYEGRLPSEILEFWKAFGFGTFMNGYLKMVDPSLFQDFMRSSYNVFLEPATVFAATAFADLLIWEGDCVKQINYRTGSTKIHGDSIAAFFNLRLARWDIVELSMQAKQFRPAVERLGEPAFDECFAYVPALALGGSEKVENIQKVKLREHLSILSQIVGVIE; encoded by the coding sequence ATGTTTGAGCGTTTTTTTGCAGCGCATCCTCAGTTCCAAGTCGCCGCACGGCCTGAATTGTCCATGGTCCAATCCTACGAGGGTCGACTCCCATCCGAGATTTTGGAATTCTGGAAAGCATTTGGCTTTGGTACCTTCATGAATGGGTACCTGAAGATGGTCGATCCTAGTTTGTTCCAAGATTTCATGCGATCCAGTTACAACGTGTTTTTGGAGCCGGCTACTGTCTTTGCGGCAACCGCATTCGCAGATCTCTTGATTTGGGAGGGCGACTGTGTGAAACAGATCAATTACCGCACTGGATCAACAAAAATCCACGGGGACAGCATCGCAGCATTTTTCAATTTAAGATTAGCGAGGTGGGACATTGTTGAGCTGTCTATGCAGGCCAAACAATTCCGCCCCGCCGTCGAGCGCCTTGGCGAGCCAGCCTTTGACGAGTGTTTTGCCTACGTGCCTGCGCTCGCATTGGGCGGTTCCGAGAAGGTTGAAAACATCCAAAAAGTGAAGCTACGGGAGCATTTGTCGATTTTGTCTCAGATTGTTGGGGTGATCGAGTAG
- a CDS encoding DUF1851 domain-containing protein, translating to MFGRFFTAHPAFQIVQKPDRELIELYRLRVPDDLLEFWKQFGFGNFMNGYLKILHPSVYQGFMQATYSVYKEPTIVFGATGFGDLLIWEGEYVKQLNYRLGTTKNCGSSIEMLFDVRFARWDVVEQSMQAKQFRPAVERLGEPAFDECFAYVPALALGGSEKVENIQKVKLREHLSILSQIVGVIE from the coding sequence ATGTTTGGAAGATTCTTCACCGCACATCCAGCGTTTCAGATCGTCCAAAAGCCGGATCGGGAGCTGATAGAATTGTATCGTTTGCGGGTTCCAGATGATCTTCTTGAATTTTGGAAGCAATTTGGCTTTGGAAATTTCATGAATGGGTATCTAAAGATCTTGCATCCGTCAGTTTATCAGGGTTTTATGCAGGCTACCTATTCAGTCTACAAAGAGCCGACGATCGTCTTTGGAGCAACTGGATTCGGAGATTTGTTGATTTGGGAGGGTGAATATGTGAAACAATTGAACTACCGACTCGGGACTACTAAAAACTGTGGGAGCAGTATCGAAATGCTGTTCGATGTAAGATTCGCGAGATGGGATGTTGTTGAACAATCGATGCAAGCGAAACAATTCCGCCCCGCCGTCGAGCGCCTTGGCGAGCCTGCCTTTGACGAGTGTTTTGCCTACGTGCCTGCGCTCGCATTGGGCGGTTCCGAGAAGGTTGAAAACATCCAAAAAGTGAAGCTACGCGAGCATTTGTCGATTTTGTCGCAAATTGTTGGGGTGATTGAGTAG
- a CDS encoding DUF1911 domain-containing protein, with amino-acid sequence MRTAFKSEAYFDRFLAESLEIFEETKAKLGAGEIRSDRIPAVRRSLFRHSLHRLIANYSYGVSIKELTPMYRESLSLISICWPDDGSEDMPDYLKDWYVKMLWMLSFGIFLNISDEDFAKIVSVWDKTGRQDWLIDYLIAYRIPDRPIVDTLIFPKPYAALKKAVDESDPHKRSAIVKHYLEKEWYSGQKGVYWYEDHKNVHDIFFGYWSFESAAVVKIAGIDDSSFRDNMYYPKDLL; translated from the coding sequence ATGAGAACAGCATTTAAGTCAGAGGCGTATTTTGATCGATTTTTGGCGGAATCCCTTGAAATCTTTGAGGAAACCAAGGCAAAGCTGGGAGCAGGAGAAATTCGATCAGATCGTATACCGGCAGTAAGAAGATCGTTATTTAGGCATTCGTTACATCGTTTGATAGCGAACTATTCCTATGGTGTATCAATCAAAGAACTAACACCAATGTATCGAGAGTCGCTTTCTTTGATTTCCATTTGCTGGCCAGATGACGGCTCAGAGGACATGCCAGACTACCTGAAGGATTGGTACGTCAAGATGCTTTGGATGCTTAGCTTCGGTATATTCCTTAACATTTCTGACGAGGACTTTGCCAAGATTGTCAGCGTCTGGGACAAAACGGGGCGCCAAGATTGGTTGATTGACTATTTAATTGCTTATCGCATTCCGGATCGCCCCATCGTAGATACCCTGATCTTTCCCAAACCGTACGCTGCTCTTAAAAAGGCGGTCGATGAATCCGATCCACACAAACGCAGTGCGATTGTGAAGCATTACCTTGAAAAGGAATGGTATTCTGGACAAAAGGGGGTCTATTGGTACGAGGACCACAAAAATGTTCACGATATATTTTTTGGCTACTGGAGCTTTGAATCCGCCGCCGTTGTGAAAATTGCAGGTATCGACGACAGCAGTTTCCGTGACAACATGTATTATCCGAAGGATCTATTGTAG
- a CDS encoding DUF308 domain-containing protein codes for MIPENSVNAPKQQQPKENQGEHEDIWSSGFETKAGAFASPPPMQLTANAAEPLGQVVQRKGGLTPEQMALIASFGMQGAVSQLSEAEQTNLATFLEGFQLYSQASFGPSGGIERTYQAEGQGMQLAIEQLPGNQVKKTVHYYKGSFQFHHETIETQADGPEGAASENEEALTVELPTTFTESVFVPGKGIVSVGTDDLFKTEASTPIGVEAATPTLDRHLRYRREIEVKTADGREILIQVVGRTNLAKGNKDAASLAIKGDSQLEMRMLVKRWDGATSFEESFGKGNSLNEAIPTCAADGNFAELLLQPGTPDEAFLDAAIAKANTLLPALGKPEREDKKQIGTFEQEEGDPNSVKTDKQLANPEIVDPIGHAEKKPELIPWNEMTMEEKREEAWETFKEAFSWTELLMEILAGVAMMLIAIIGVKMIGPAMMVFLGGLAIAMGLWTIIAPYLDGKSTSVVEWIKGGLLIIGGAALIVSAVVTSPGWAPVAGGIALTAFLLYAIVELINSKMIYEEAIVAPTREEMQTKVKASAVEAKNGVRDLTLGFMTGKKMDKGVDALLEPFTKGGTSPTESIFANEESGGLGAASADEAVPKQVEEPMAAKEEEALIPKKEEIEEVGGIQKPTPSPQMDDVYLIQKGIVDQVKNGTITLKNRRQKGNFGEMDVDVALTEIGLKPLGRRITDLDAHTEHGIDHVYFKEGPPPLTLVVESKFGTSKLSKLADGTRQMSDVWIEARLRAAVGERKSTEILNTGYESVLAKVDGGGNITYLLLDASGKVVGKFNP; via the coding sequence GTGATTCCTGAAAATTCAGTCAATGCTCCCAAGCAACAGCAACCCAAGGAAAACCAAGGGGAGCACGAAGATATATGGTCATCGGGCTTTGAAACCAAGGCCGGCGCTTTTGCTTCGCCGCCTCCGATGCAGTTGACAGCAAATGCGGCGGAGCCATTGGGGCAGGTGGTTCAACGCAAGGGAGGCCTCACGCCCGAGCAAATGGCCTTGATTGCTTCGTTTGGCATGCAAGGCGCGGTCAGCCAATTGTCAGAAGCCGAGCAAACGAATCTTGCAACGTTCTTGGAGGGCTTTCAGTTATACAGCCAAGCCTCTTTTGGCCCAAGCGGCGGCATCGAACGAACCTACCAAGCCGAAGGTCAAGGCATGCAGCTTGCCATCGAGCAGTTGCCCGGCAACCAAGTCAAAAAAACGGTACACTATTATAAAGGTAGTTTCCAGTTTCACCATGAAACCATCGAGACCCAAGCCGATGGTCCCGAAGGTGCAGCTTCTGAAAATGAAGAGGCCCTGACCGTCGAATTGCCGACGACATTTACAGAATCCGTCTTCGTTCCGGGCAAGGGCATTGTCTCCGTCGGTACGGACGACCTCTTTAAAACCGAGGCAAGCACTCCGATCGGCGTAGAGGCCGCAACCCCGACTTTGGACCGCCATCTGCGTTACCGCCGCGAAATCGAAGTCAAAACTGCCGATGGCCGTGAGATTTTGATTCAGGTTGTGGGCCGTACGAATCTTGCCAAGGGCAACAAAGATGCTGCAAGTCTTGCCATCAAGGGCGATTCGCAGTTGGAAATGCGGATGCTTGTCAAACGTTGGGACGGCGCGACGAGCTTTGAGGAATCCTTCGGGAAGGGCAATTCGCTGAACGAAGCAATTCCCACCTGCGCGGCCGACGGCAACTTCGCCGAACTGCTGCTGCAACCCGGCACACCCGACGAAGCATTTTTGGACGCCGCCATTGCCAAAGCCAACACGCTCTTGCCTGCCTTGGGCAAACCTGAGCGGGAGGATAAGAAGCAAATTGGAACATTTGAACAAGAGGAGGGCGATCCGAACTCCGTCAAGACAGACAAGCAATTAGCCAATCCTGAAATCGTAGATCCTATCGGCCATGCCGAAAAGAAACCTGAGTTAATACCATGGAACGAAATGACCATGGAGGAGAAGCGGGAAGAAGCTTGGGAAACCTTCAAGGAGGCTTTTTCTTGGACGGAATTGTTGATGGAAATCTTGGCAGGGGTTGCCATGATGCTCATCGCCATCATTGGTGTAAAAATGATCGGACCAGCGATGATGGTATTCTTGGGAGGCCTCGCAATCGCAATGGGACTTTGGACCATTATTGCACCCTATCTCGATGGAAAAAGCACCTCCGTGGTGGAATGGATCAAAGGGGGGCTCTTGATTATCGGCGGTGCGGCCTTGATCGTATCGGCGGTCGTCACCTCACCGGGCTGGGCTCCAGTGGCAGGCGGTATTGCATTGACCGCATTTCTATTGTATGCCATCGTCGAACTGATCAATTCGAAAATGATCTATGAGGAGGCCATTGTAGCACCGACCCGCGAGGAAATGCAAACGAAAGTCAAAGCATCAGCAGTAGAGGCCAAAAATGGAGTACGGGACTTGACGTTGGGTTTCATGACCGGTAAGAAAATGGACAAGGGTGTAGATGCGCTTTTGGAGCCATTTACTAAAGGTGGCACTAGCCCGACGGAGTCAATTTTCGCCAACGAAGAGTCTGGCGGTTTGGGGGCTGCATCTGCAGATGAGGCCGTGCCCAAACAGGTGGAGGAGCCTATGGCTGCCAAGGAGGAAGAAGCTTTGATCCCTAAGAAGGAGGAAATTGAAGAGGTCGGTGGAATTCAGAAGCCGACCCCTTCGCCTCAAATGGATGACGTCTATCTCATCCAGAAGGGTATCGTGGACCAAGTCAAAAATGGTACAATCACGCTCAAAAACAGGCGGCAGAAGGGAAATTTTGGCGAAATGGATGTTGACGTAGCCTTGACGGAGATTGGTTTGAAACCATTGGGGCGTCGAATCACAGACTTGGATGCACATACAGAGCATGGAATCGACCATGTATATTTCAAGGAAGGCCCGCCACCGCTAACTTTGGTCGTTGAATCGAAATTCGGCACCTCCAAGTTGAGTAAATTGGCCGATGGGACACGCCAGATGAGTGATGTTTGGATAGAAGCGAGACTCCGTGCAGCAGTTGGTGAAAGGAAGAGTACAGAAATACTCAACACTGGATATGAATCGGTTCTGGCAAAAGTTGATGGTGGTGGAAACATTACCTACCTACTTTTGGACGCATCTGGAAAAGTCGTCGGAAAATTTAACCCGTAA